A window from Hymenobacter volaticus encodes these proteins:
- a CDS encoding valine--tRNA ligase codes for MSIAKTYTPADVEAKWYQRWQEQGFFKASANPQKTPYSVVIPPPNVTGVLHMGHMLNNTIQDVLVRRARMQGKEACWVPGTDHASIATEAKVVALLKEKGIEKKDLTREQFLEYAWEWKEKYGGIILEQLKKLGASCDWDRTRFTMEPELTEAVLRVFVDLHQKGLIYRGIRMVNWDPQGGTAVSDEEVIAKDTMAKMYHLRYEVVGGNTENGPAFLTVATSRPETIMADVAVALNPNDPRYTHLHGAKVRIPLLGREIPVILDEYVSIEFGTGALKVTPAHDLNDYELGLKHNLPVIDILNNDGSLNEKAELYVGQDRFAARRNIVKDLEAAGLLDKVEEYASVLQTSERTGAVIEPRLSLQWFLKMEHLAKPALAVVENDEIKLHPPKFKNMYRVWMENVHDWCISRQLWWGQRIPAYYLPDGTYVVALNAEDALKLAREKSGNQELQVSDLRQDEDVLDTWFSSWLWPISVFDGFKDPDNADVNYFYPTNDLVTAPEILFFWVARMIMAGLEYRREVPFRNVYLTGIVRDAQGRKMSKSLGNSPDPLDLIAQYGADGVRTGMLFSSPAGNDLLYDVKLVEQGRNFTNKLWNAFRLTQGWEVDATLPFANAKAVEWFSAKLNTTLAELDEHFDKFRMSDALMTIYKLVWDDFCSFYLEMVKPAYQAPIDPETLRYTTSFLEALLKLLHPFMPFITEEIWHELAERGPKEYVCVATWPKPQSVSGAPELLARMEKALEIVAGVRNIRNQKGLGPNKPLTLAAKTVDATLLQEYDGVIRKLAALSEITLVDTAPAASVNFVTGGTEYFVPLEGQIDLGAERVRLEKELEYANGFRDSVLKKLSNEKFVQNAKPDVLERERQKLADAEAKIATLQQSLNSL; via the coding sequence ATGTCCATCGCCAAAACGTATACTCCCGCTGATGTTGAAGCCAAGTGGTATCAACGCTGGCAGGAACAAGGCTTTTTCAAAGCCAGTGCCAACCCGCAAAAAACGCCTTATTCGGTGGTGATTCCGCCGCCTAACGTGACGGGTGTGTTGCACATGGGCCATATGCTCAACAATACTATTCAGGACGTGTTAGTGCGCCGGGCCCGCATGCAGGGCAAGGAAGCTTGCTGGGTGCCGGGCACCGACCACGCCTCTATTGCGACCGAAGCCAAGGTGGTAGCCTTGCTCAAAGAGAAAGGTATCGAGAAAAAAGACTTGACCCGGGAGCAGTTTCTAGAGTACGCTTGGGAATGGAAAGAGAAGTATGGTGGCATCATTCTCGAGCAGCTTAAGAAGCTCGGCGCCTCCTGCGACTGGGACCGGACCCGCTTTACGATGGAGCCCGAACTAACGGAGGCAGTGTTGCGCGTATTCGTGGATCTGCACCAGAAAGGCTTGATCTACCGCGGTATTCGCATGGTCAACTGGGACCCGCAGGGCGGCACCGCCGTGTCCGACGAGGAAGTAATTGCCAAGGACACCATGGCCAAAATGTATCACCTGCGCTATGAAGTAGTAGGCGGTAATACGGAGAATGGCCCTGCGTTTTTGACCGTGGCTACGTCTCGGCCCGAAACCATCATGGCCGACGTGGCTGTAGCCCTGAACCCCAATGATCCGCGCTACACGCACCTGCACGGAGCAAAAGTGCGGATTCCGCTGCTCGGTCGCGAAATTCCGGTTATTCTGGACGAGTACGTAAGCATAGAATTTGGAACGGGCGCGCTGAAAGTAACGCCCGCCCACGATCTAAATGACTACGAGTTAGGCCTCAAGCACAACCTGCCTGTTATCGACATCCTCAACAATGATGGCTCGCTGAACGAAAAAGCCGAACTGTATGTCGGTCAGGATCGGTTTGCGGCGCGCCGTAACATTGTGAAGGACCTGGAAGCTGCGGGCCTGCTCGACAAAGTTGAAGAGTATGCCAGCGTACTGCAAACTTCGGAACGTACCGGGGCGGTAATTGAGCCACGCTTGAGCTTGCAATGGTTCCTGAAGATGGAACACTTGGCTAAGCCTGCGCTAGCCGTAGTGGAGAACGACGAAATCAAGCTGCACCCGCCCAAGTTCAAGAACATGTACCGGGTCTGGATGGAGAACGTGCACGACTGGTGCATTTCGCGCCAGCTGTGGTGGGGCCAGCGCATTCCGGCTTATTACCTGCCCGATGGTACGTATGTAGTAGCGCTGAATGCAGAAGATGCGCTGAAACTAGCACGCGAAAAGAGCGGCAACCAAGAGCTGCAAGTTTCTGATTTGCGGCAGGATGAAGACGTGCTCGATACGTGGTTTTCGTCGTGGTTATGGCCGATTTCGGTGTTTGATGGGTTCAAAGACCCCGACAATGCCGACGTCAACTATTTCTACCCCACCAATGACTTAGTAACGGCGCCCGAAATTCTGTTTTTCTGGGTGGCCCGCATGATCATGGCCGGGCTGGAATACCGCCGCGAGGTGCCGTTCCGCAACGTTTACCTTACGGGTATCGTGCGCGACGCGCAAGGCCGCAAGATGAGTAAGAGCCTCGGCAACTCGCCCGACCCACTCGACTTGATTGCGCAGTACGGCGCCGATGGTGTCCGGACGGGCATGTTGTTTTCGTCGCCGGCCGGCAACGATTTGCTGTACGATGTAAAATTGGTCGAGCAAGGGCGCAACTTCACCAACAAGCTCTGGAACGCCTTCCGGCTCACGCAAGGTTGGGAAGTGGATGCCACCTTGCCGTTTGCCAATGCCAAAGCCGTCGAGTGGTTTTCAGCCAAGCTAAACACCACTTTAGCCGAGTTGGACGAGCATTTCGACAAGTTCCGCATGAGTGATGCGCTGATGACCATTTACAAACTCGTGTGGGACGACTTCTGCTCGTTCTATCTGGAAATGGTTAAGCCAGCTTATCAAGCACCCATCGACCCGGAAACGCTTCGCTACACCACTAGTTTCTTGGAGGCGCTGCTCAAGCTGCTGCATCCGTTTATGCCCTTCATCACCGAAGAAATTTGGCACGAACTAGCTGAGCGCGGCCCCAAAGAGTATGTGTGCGTAGCTACTTGGCCGAAACCACAGTCCGTATCGGGGGCTCCCGAACTGCTGGCTCGTATGGAAAAGGCGCTGGAAATTGTAGCGGGCGTGCGTAACATTCGCAATCAGAAGGGGTTGGGGCCTAACAAACCACTGACCTTGGCTGCCAAAACCGTCGATGCCACTCTGTTGCAAGAATACGACGGCGTCATTCGGAAGCTGGCCGCGCTAAGCGAAATCACGTTGGTGGACACGGCGCCGGCTGCTTCCGTGAACTTCGTAACGGGCGGGACAGAGTATTTCGTGCCGCTAGAAGGGCAGATTGACCTAGGAGCGGAAAGAGTACGCCTCGAAAAAGAACTGGAATACGCCAATGGCTTCCGCGATTCGGTACTGAAGAAGCTCTCGAACGAGAAGTTTGTGCAGAATGCCAAGCCGGATGTGCTAGAGCGAGAGCGGCAAAAGCTAGCCGACGCCGAGGCTAAAATTGCAACGCTTCAGCAAAGTCTCAACAGCTTGTAG
- a CDS encoding prolyl oligopeptidase family serine peptidase encodes MSIVYKQGFQKDGRAPLLQYAYGSYGISIDPTFSAARLSLLDRGFAYVICHIRGGQELGRQWYEDGKLLNKKNTFSDFTDCSAYLIQEQYTSSATLFAAGGSAGGLLMGAVINLHPEYYKGVVAAVPFVDVVTTMLDDTIPLTTGEYDEWGNPNEQLFYDYMLSYSPYDNVRPQAYPNLLVTTGLHDSQVQYFEPAKWVAKLRVTKTDDNLVLLHTDMEAGHGGASGRFKSIHDAARQFAFMLLLLK; translated from the coding sequence ATGTCCATCGTCTACAAGCAAGGCTTTCAAAAAGACGGGCGCGCGCCGCTGCTGCAATATGCGTACGGGTCGTATGGCATCTCCATTGATCCCACCTTCAGCGCCGCCCGCCTGAGCTTGCTCGACCGAGGTTTTGCGTATGTTATTTGCCACATTCGGGGAGGGCAGGAACTCGGGCGGCAGTGGTACGAGGATGGCAAGCTGCTCAACAAGAAAAATACCTTCTCCGATTTTACTGACTGCTCAGCCTATCTGATTCAGGAGCAGTACACCTCATCGGCCACATTATTTGCCGCAGGCGGCTCGGCGGGCGGTTTGCTGATGGGCGCCGTTATCAACTTGCACCCCGAGTATTACAAAGGGGTAGTAGCAGCCGTGCCTTTCGTGGACGTAGTAACTACCATGCTCGACGACACAATTCCGCTCACTACCGGCGAGTACGACGAGTGGGGCAACCCCAATGAGCAGCTCTTCTACGACTACATGCTCTCGTACTCGCCCTATGATAACGTGCGGCCGCAAGCGTACCCGAACCTGCTCGTCACCACCGGTTTGCACGACTCGCAGGTGCAGTACTTTGAGCCCGCTAAATGGGTAGCCAAGCTCCGCGTCACTAAAACTGACGATAACCTCGTATTGCTGCACACCGATATGGAAGCGGGGCATGGCGGTGCTTCGGGCCGCTTCAAATCCATCCACGACGCGGCACGTCAGTTTGCCTTCATGCTCTTGCTGCTGAAATAG
- a CDS encoding TonB-dependent receptor domain-containing protein, whose protein sequence is MKKLSFLVVLLSSSYLAMAQQPAGTGRPAGGPPAGGPPAGGQRPALAGPVQPQQGSGRITGTITDAGTKQPVPYATVVLLNPATGKPVDGAAADESGKFAVSKVAAGTYTVQISFLGYKSIDKPGIVITDAGNTVALGTIALASSAQALKEVVVEGQRALVEEKVDRTVYNAEKDETTRGGDATDVLKRVPMLSVDLDGNVSLRGSSNIRVLINNRPSTISANSIADALKQIPADQIKSVEVITSPSAKYDAEGSGGIINIVTKQNNLQGFTLDARGSGGLRSADFGLNGSYRTGKMGFSLGGGGRAQYNTPGRFSNVQNTFDTDGTYLAQATQTAKTRNNNLFGRYSLGWDYDINKYNFLSASVQLGVRNGTNYQDNLLSESYRLDSLGNYPLSRRDVRNARTLDESNTLDLNLNYTRTFETPQQEFSILALYSRNNRTNNYTNDILESLDQNSSSQLRNQNDSYNQEMTLQFDYQMPVGKNQMVEVGAKDIMRQVNSEYATFADGVQTIGTNLSNTFTYDQNVAAGYASYTLGFLKNYTVKAGARYEYTTIEANFQASDTDVDIPSYGVLVPSVNLSRKFASGNTLKAGYNRRIQRPSLQFLNPNRQAANPLNITQGNPELDPEYTNNFELGYNTFIKKTSLNFSLFARNTTGSIQAVRTSSLDTIKTTFDNIGQENAYGGSVFANVNLNNKLTLGGGFDTYYAVLDNNLSDPIFQAKNQGWVISGRMQGSYAFTKGWGLQFFSFYRGRQVQLQGYQGGFGVYSLGVKKDFNEKKGSIGVGADNFFTPRNNIRTEINSPILAQNSVNVLYRTGFRVNLSYRIGKLTTAPPKRKKSINNDDQKEEGGNDSGGQQGGGRP, encoded by the coding sequence ATGAAAAAGCTTTCCTTTCTAGTAGTACTTCTTAGTAGTAGCTATCTGGCAATGGCCCAGCAACCCGCCGGGACGGGTCGCCCGGCGGGTGGCCCCCCGGCTGGCGGACCACCCGCGGGTGGGCAGCGTCCGGCATTGGCCGGACCTGTGCAGCCGCAGCAAGGCAGTGGCCGTATCACGGGCACCATTACCGATGCCGGAACCAAGCAGCCGGTGCCTTATGCTACTGTGGTACTGCTCAATCCGGCTACTGGCAAGCCCGTCGATGGTGCCGCCGCCGACGAAAGCGGTAAGTTCGCTGTGAGTAAAGTGGCAGCTGGTACTTATACCGTTCAGATCAGCTTTCTTGGGTACAAGTCGATTGACAAGCCGGGCATTGTCATCACCGATGCCGGCAACACTGTAGCTCTTGGCACAATTGCGCTGGCTTCGTCGGCGCAGGCGCTGAAAGAAGTAGTGGTTGAAGGCCAACGCGCGTTGGTGGAAGAAAAGGTTGACCGCACGGTTTATAACGCCGAGAAAGACGAAACCACCCGCGGCGGCGACGCCACCGACGTGCTCAAGCGGGTGCCCATGCTGTCGGTGGACTTGGATGGCAACGTGAGCTTGCGTGGCAGCAGCAACATCCGGGTGCTCATCAACAACCGGCCTTCCACGATCTCCGCCAATAGCATTGCCGATGCGCTCAAGCAGATTCCGGCTGACCAGATCAAATCGGTGGAGGTGATTACCTCACCTTCAGCCAAATACGACGCCGAAGGTTCGGGCGGTATCATCAACATCGTGACCAAGCAAAACAACTTGCAGGGCTTTACGCTCGATGCGCGCGGCAGTGGCGGCTTGCGTAGTGCCGACTTCGGCTTGAATGGCAGCTACCGCACCGGCAAGATGGGCTTCTCGCTCGGTGGTGGGGGCCGGGCGCAATACAACACCCCCGGCCGCTTCTCGAACGTGCAGAATACGTTTGATACGGATGGGACCTACTTGGCTCAAGCCACGCAAACCGCCAAAACGCGCAACAACAACCTGTTCGGCCGCTATTCGCTGGGCTGGGACTACGATATCAACAAGTACAACTTCCTGTCGGCTTCGGTGCAGCTAGGCGTGCGCAATGGCACCAACTACCAAGACAACCTACTGAGCGAATCGTACCGCCTTGACTCGTTAGGTAACTATCCGCTGAGCCGCAGGGATGTGCGCAATGCTCGGACGCTGGATGAGTCGAACACGCTGGATCTGAACCTAAACTACACGCGCACGTTCGAGACGCCGCAGCAGGAGTTCAGCATATTGGCCCTCTACAGCCGCAACAATCGCACAAACAATTACACCAACGATATTCTCGAAAGCCTCGACCAGAACTCGAGTAGCCAACTTCGTAACCAGAACGACAGCTACAATCAGGAGATGACGCTGCAGTTCGACTACCAGATGCCGGTTGGTAAAAATCAGATGGTAGAAGTGGGCGCCAAAGACATCATGCGCCAGGTGAACAGTGAGTACGCCACCTTCGCAGATGGGGTGCAAACAATAGGAACCAATTTGTCTAACACATTCACCTACGACCAAAATGTAGCGGCTGGTTACGCTTCGTACACATTGGGTTTCCTGAAGAATTACACCGTGAAAGCCGGTGCCCGCTACGAATACACTACCATCGAAGCCAACTTCCAAGCCTCCGACACCGACGTTGATATTCCTTCTTATGGCGTGCTGGTACCGAGCGTGAACTTGTCGCGCAAGTTTGCCAGCGGCAACACCCTGAAGGCCGGTTACAACCGCCGGATTCAGCGCCCTTCGCTGCAATTCCTGAACCCCAACCGGCAGGCCGCCAACCCTCTGAACATCACGCAGGGAAATCCGGAGCTGGATCCTGAATATACCAACAACTTCGAGCTAGGGTACAACACGTTCATCAAGAAAACCTCGCTCAACTTCTCGCTTTTCGCTCGTAACACGACCGGTTCCATTCAGGCAGTACGTACTAGCAGCCTCGATACCATCAAGACTACCTTCGACAACATCGGGCAGGAAAATGCTTACGGCGGCAGTGTATTCGCCAACGTTAACCTCAACAATAAGTTGACCCTTGGCGGCGGCTTCGATACGTACTATGCAGTGCTAGACAACAATCTGTCGGACCCTATTTTCCAGGCCAAAAACCAGGGTTGGGTGATTAGCGGCCGGATGCAAGGTAGTTATGCTTTCACCAAAGGATGGGGGCTGCAATTCTTTAGCTTCTACCGCGGGCGTCAGGTGCAACTCCAGGGCTACCAAGGCGGTTTTGGGGTGTATAGCTTGGGTGTAAAGAAAGATTTCAACGAGAAGAAAGGCAGCATCGGGGTAGGTGCCGACAACTTCTTTACGCCGCGCAACAACATCCGCACCGAAATCAACTCACCCATTCTGGCCCAAAACAGCGTCAACGTACTCTATCGGACAGGTTTCCGTGTGAACTTAAGCTACCGGATTGGCAAGCTGACGACGGCGCCACCTAAGCGCAAGAAATCAATCAACAACGACGACCAGAAAGAGGAGGGCGGCAACGACAGTGGTGGCCAGCAGGGCGGCGGGCGGCCCTAA
- a CDS encoding dihydrolipoamide acetyltransferase family protein: protein MARVEMVMPKMGESIMEGTVLKWLKQVGDTIEQDESVLEVATDKVDTEVPAIQAGVLQEILVQEGQVVAVGAPIAIVETEPARADTATPAAAPAAPASTSAETPAVPDNGVAEVPYIPEPGTTAEQPTAQPQPGRFYSPLVLSIAREEGISMADLEYLPGTGSENRVTKKDILDYVAAGKKPLVAQAAAPQPAAPTPAPATPEASAPATATPAPQAAPAVQAAPTPATATPQPAASSQSATKAVPSISGNQELIEMDRMRKMIAQRMVDSKRIAPHVTSFVEADVTDLVNWRNANKDAYKKREGENLTFTPIFIQAIARAIQDFPNINVSVEGDYIIKKRDINIGVAVALPSGNLIVPVIHNADQLNLNGLSKRVNDLANRARLNKLKPEDLEGGTYTISNVGSFGNVMGTPIIMQPQVAIMAVGAIKKKPAVIETPQGDLIGVRQFMFLSHSYDHRVVDGSLGGMFVRKVADYLEQFDPNTAI from the coding sequence ATGGCACGAGTGGAAATGGTGATGCCCAAAATGGGCGAAAGTATCATGGAAGGCACCGTTCTGAAATGGCTCAAGCAAGTCGGCGACACGATTGAGCAAGACGAATCGGTGCTGGAAGTTGCAACCGACAAAGTAGATACCGAAGTACCCGCTATTCAGGCCGGCGTGTTGCAGGAGATATTGGTGCAAGAAGGCCAAGTAGTAGCGGTAGGAGCACCCATTGCCATTGTGGAAACCGAGCCAGCCAGAGCCGATACCGCTACTCCGGCGGCCGCCCCCGCAGCGCCTGCTTCCACTTCCGCTGAAACACCTGCTGTTCCCGACAATGGCGTAGCCGAAGTTCCGTACATACCTGAACCTGGTACCACTGCGGAGCAACCCACCGCGCAGCCGCAACCGGGCCGTTTTTACTCGCCGCTCGTGCTCAGCATTGCGCGCGAGGAAGGTATTTCGATGGCCGATCTGGAATACCTACCCGGCACGGGTAGCGAAAACCGCGTCACGAAGAAAGACATTCTTGACTACGTAGCTGCTGGTAAAAAGCCCCTGGTCGCGCAAGCTGCGGCACCCCAACCGGCGGCCCCAACGCCTGCGCCGGCAACGCCAGAAGCTAGTGCTCCAGCTACTGCCACGCCCGCCCCGCAAGCTGCTCCTGCCGTTCAAGCAGCGCCCACTCCTGCAACTGCAACGCCACAACCCGCAGCCAGCAGCCAATCCGCAACCAAGGCTGTACCATCTATCAGTGGAAACCAGGAGCTGATTGAAATGGACCGGATGCGCAAGATGATTGCGCAGCGCATGGTCGATTCCAAGCGGATTGCCCCGCACGTCACGTCGTTCGTGGAGGCCGACGTAACAGACCTTGTGAACTGGCGCAACGCAAACAAGGATGCCTACAAGAAGCGCGAGGGCGAGAACCTCACCTTTACGCCTATCTTCATTCAGGCTATTGCCCGCGCCATCCAGGATTTCCCCAACATCAATGTGTCGGTGGAGGGAGACTACATCATCAAGAAGCGCGACATCAACATTGGGGTAGCCGTAGCCTTGCCTTCCGGCAACCTTATTGTACCCGTGATTCACAATGCCGACCAGCTTAACCTCAACGGCCTAAGTAAGCGCGTAAACGACCTCGCCAACCGGGCCCGGTTAAACAAACTCAAGCCCGAAGACCTAGAGGGCGGCACTTACACCATTTCCAACGTCGGCTCGTTTGGCAATGTGATGGGTACGCCCATCATTATGCAGCCGCAGGTAGCTATTATGGCGGTGGGTGCTATTAAGAAGAAGCCAGCCGTCATCGAAACCCCGCAGGGCGACTTGATTGGCGTGCGGCAATTCATGTTCCTGTCGCACTCCTACGACCACCGCGTGGTTGATGGCTCGTTGGGCGGCATGTTTGTGCGCAAGGTGGCCGATTATTTAGAGCAGTTTGACCCAAATACGGCTATTTAA
- a CDS encoding competence/damage-inducible protein A, producing the protein MPMLPDVEIMTIGDELLYGQVIDTNSAFMGQELATIGLRVRQISSVSDRADEIVTALDLARQRAQVVLITGGLGPTKDDLTKHVLARYFHSELVLHQPTLTHVEDIFRRFNRPMLEVNRQQAMVPANCEVLFNAVGTAPGMWFEDAGTVFVSMPGVPHEMKYLMTEQVLPRLQTRFQVPPIEHVVVQTIGLGESFLAEKIANWETALPPNIKLAYLPYLGGVRLRLTGHDDGLPHLRQRMEALLPELRAAIGEYIFAEGEVKIEAAVGQMLQARSLTVGTAESCTGGLLAHKITSVPGSSVYFRGSVVAYHNDIKMQELGVLPETLAAHGAVSEATVREMAEGARRRLGVDVALATSGIAGPDGGTETKPVGTICIAYADANQTVSRQFTFNRGRQLNVEYTVTMALNLLRQNLPTIPKEV; encoded by the coding sequence ATGCCCATGCTCCCCGACGTTGAAATTATGACCATTGGCGACGAACTGCTCTACGGGCAGGTTATCGACACCAATTCAGCCTTTATGGGCCAAGAGTTGGCCACTATTGGGTTGCGTGTCCGGCAGATTTCCAGCGTTTCCGACCGTGCCGATGAAATTGTAACTGCGCTTGACTTGGCTCGCCAACGAGCCCAAGTGGTGCTCATCACCGGTGGCCTCGGGCCGACCAAAGACGACCTCACCAAGCACGTGCTGGCGCGTTACTTTCACAGCGAACTGGTGCTGCATCAACCCACCCTCACGCACGTCGAGGACATATTTCGCCGTTTCAACCGCCCCATGCTCGAAGTGAACCGGCAGCAAGCCATGGTACCCGCTAACTGTGAGGTATTGTTCAATGCCGTAGGCACGGCACCGGGTATGTGGTTTGAGGACGCAGGAACGGTGTTCGTGAGCATGCCCGGTGTACCGCACGAAATGAAGTACCTGATGACCGAGCAAGTGCTGCCGCGGCTGCAAACTCGCTTTCAGGTGCCGCCCATCGAACATGTGGTGGTCCAGACCATTGGGTTAGGCGAGTCGTTTTTGGCTGAAAAAATAGCGAATTGGGAAACCGCCCTGCCCCCGAATATCAAGCTGGCGTACCTGCCCTATTTAGGTGGGGTCCGGCTGCGCCTTACGGGCCACGATGACGGGTTGCCTCATTTGCGGCAGCGGATGGAAGCCTTGTTGCCCGAGTTACGAGCAGCCATTGGCGAATACATTTTCGCGGAAGGTGAGGTGAAGATCGAGGCCGCTGTTGGCCAGATGCTGCAAGCACGAAGTTTGACGGTGGGCACAGCCGAAAGCTGCACGGGGGGCTTACTCGCGCACAAAATCACGAGTGTACCCGGCAGCTCTGTCTACTTCCGCGGTAGTGTGGTGGCCTACCACAACGACATAAAAATGCAGGAGCTAGGCGTGCTGCCCGAAACATTGGCTGCGCACGGAGCCGTGAGCGAAGCCACCGTCCGGGAAATGGCCGAAGGTGCCCGCCGCCGGCTCGGCGTTGACGTAGCCCTTGCTACCAGCGGTATTGCCGGCCCCGACGGCGGCACCGAAACCAAACCGGTCGGCACTATTTGCATTGCCTACGCCGATGCCAATCAAACTGTTAGCCGCCAATTCACTTTCAACCGCGGCCGCCAGCTCAATGTGGAGTATACCGTCACCATGGCGCTGAACCTGCTACGCCAGAATCTACCAACTATTCCAAAGGAAGTGTAG
- a CDS encoding DUF4197 domain-containing protein — MNCFRALTLAITLSVAAPLVVQAQTTAKKTTTTKKTTTTKKPAAKAPAKTTTTTKTTTAKTTAAAAVAAVVKAPLTDSEANSGLKEALTQSITRSIEQASATDGFNANTDIRIPFPPEAELVAATMRKLRLGALVDNFEVALNRSAEAAAKEAGPVFLGAVQNLSFQDALGLATSKEEDAATTFLYGKTADQLKTAFQPIIQQSLEQTGATKLYAEMVGRYNKIPLVTKLEPQLTPYASQKTVDGLFTLVAAEEAKIRANPAARGSELLKRVFGK; from the coding sequence ATGAATTGTTTTCGCGCATTAACTCTTGCCATAACCTTGAGCGTGGCGGCTCCGCTGGTGGTTCAGGCTCAAACCACAGCCAAAAAAACTACCACCACAAAAAAGACCACTACAACAAAAAAGCCTGCTGCTAAAGCGCCAGCTAAAACAACAACGACCACCAAAACCACAACGGCCAAAACCACCGCTGCCGCCGCGGTAGCCGCCGTTGTAAAAGCGCCGCTCACCGATTCGGAAGCGAATAGTGGCCTGAAAGAAGCTCTTACGCAAAGCATCACGCGCAGTATCGAACAGGCTTCTGCCACCGACGGCTTCAACGCCAATACCGACATCCGTATTCCGTTTCCGCCCGAAGCCGAGTTGGTAGCGGCTACGATGCGCAAACTGCGTTTGGGCGCTTTGGTCGACAACTTTGAGGTGGCTTTGAATCGGAGCGCCGAGGCGGCCGCCAAAGAGGCCGGGCCTGTTTTCTTGGGTGCTGTTCAAAATTTAAGTTTTCAGGATGCACTTGGGCTGGCTACCAGCAAAGAAGAAGACGCGGCTACCACCTTCTTGTACGGGAAAACTGCCGATCAACTCAAAACTGCTTTCCAACCTATTATTCAGCAGTCGTTGGAGCAAACGGGTGCTACCAAGCTATACGCCGAAATGGTGGGCCGCTACAACAAGATTCCGCTTGTTACCAAGCTGGAACCACAGCTTACGCCTTATGCTTCTCAGAAGACGGTAGACGGCCTTTTCACGTTGGTAGCCGCCGAAGAAGCAAAGATTAGAGCTAACCCTGCTGCGCGCGGTAGTGAACTGTTGAAACGAGTTTTCGGAAAGTAA
- a CDS encoding DUF4197 domain-containing protein, with translation MQGISKGTDQASKTDGFYLNRLIRIPFPPDAQRVANTLRSIGLGSQVDKFELSLNRGAEDAAKSAKPIFLSAIKSLTFTDVWNILTGEKNAATQYLQRTTTPQLTTAFKPIIQQSLDKVGATRYYTDLSTRYNKIPLVTPVQTDLNQYATGKAIDGLFTLVAQEEANIRENPVARTTELLKRVFGSKS, from the coding sequence GTGCAAGGCATCAGCAAAGGCACCGACCAAGCTTCCAAAACAGACGGCTTCTACCTCAACCGCCTCATCCGCATTCCCTTCCCGCCCGACGCACAACGCGTTGCCAATACATTGCGTTCTATCGGGCTCGGCAGCCAGGTTGATAAGTTCGAGCTGTCGTTGAACCGGGGGGCAGAAGACGCCGCTAAGAGTGCCAAGCCTATCTTTTTATCGGCTATCAAAAGCCTGACGTTTACGGACGTGTGGAATATCCTGACCGGTGAGAAAAATGCGGCTACGCAGTATTTGCAGCGCACTACCACTCCGCAGCTCACCACGGCTTTCAAGCCCATCATTCAGCAGAGCCTCGATAAAGTAGGGGCCACCCGCTACTACACTGACCTCTCGACCCGCTACAATAAAATTCCGCTGGTAACGCCCGTGCAAACCGACCTGAACCAGTACGCCACCGGCAAGGCTATCGACGGATTGTTCACCCTCGTTGCGCAAGAGGAAGCCAATATCCGCGAGAACCCCGTGGCCCGCACTACCGAACTATTGAAGCGGGTTTTTGGTAGCAAAAGCTAG
- a CDS encoding ABC transporter ATP-binding protein: MQIEATGLGKRYAREWIFRGLTHTFQSGSATAILGPNGAGKSTLLNTLSGQQLPTDGTLVYQHKSQTVPVEEVPPLLAYAAPYLELIEELTLTELLHFHTRFKPLRPGITQQQLIELMYLEKSRHKLVRDFSSGMKQRLKLALALYADTPLLLLDEPTTNLDRAGVAWYLEHVRATLEGRTVLVSSNVPEEYNFCTEQLNVTDFGARAAR, from the coding sequence GTGCAGATTGAAGCTACCGGGCTTGGCAAACGCTACGCTCGTGAATGGATTTTCCGGGGCCTGACGCACACGTTCCAATCGGGTTCCGCCACGGCTATTTTGGGCCCCAACGGCGCGGGTAAAAGTACACTGCTGAATACCCTTTCGGGCCAGCAACTTCCCACGGATGGCACGTTGGTCTACCAACATAAGAGCCAAACAGTACCTGTAGAAGAGGTCCCACCCCTGCTGGCTTACGCCGCGCCGTATCTAGAGTTGATTGAGGAGCTCACGCTGACCGAGTTATTGCATTTTCACACTCGTTTCAAGCCACTGAGGCCGGGGATCACGCAGCAGCAACTAATCGAGCTGATGTACCTCGAAAAGTCCCGTCACAAGTTGGTGCGCGACTTTTCCTCAGGCATGAAGCAGCGCCTAAAGCTGGCTTTAGCGCTTTATGCTGATACTCCCCTGCTCCTCCTCGACGAGCCTACTACCAATCTTGACCGTGCCGGCGTAGCATGGTATCTAGAACATGTGCGCGCAACGCTGGAAGGGCGCACTGTGCTCGTATCCAGCAATGTGCCAGAGGAATACAACTTCTGTACCGAGCAATTAAACGTGACGGACTTTGGAGCAAGAGCCGCCCGGTAA